CTCATTTTTTGagcaaaagtaataaaaaaaattaattaaattaaaaatgaaagagtcAATGCAAACACCAAGATTCTGGTGTAGGAATGTTTGAAGGCCAAAAATAATCATGAAAGTGCCTTTATCtaatttttgaataaatgtggATTTATGCCAGTAATTCttgaaaaacaaacctaaaacaTGTCATGTCAAATGAAAGATACAGTAGACCTAAATGCAAATTACCGGTTGATTGAGTTATAGATACTGCTACGAaagattatattatattttatgaattttatgcacatttaCCATCTGTACACAAAATGTGTAGTTTTACCCACAGAACaggatttttaactttttttaaaaatctcttacGTTGGACTCTCCAGAGGGAACATCCTGGCCGTTTGCAATCAGCAGCTCCTTCATGTCGTTGACTGAGCAATGTTTCTTCAGCTTGTCTTTAATCCCCCAAATCAGCTGGCTTTGATTCTGTTTACATATGCAGACATGATGTGCATTACCCAAACCAGTTTATCAAGGCCAAAGATCTCTAAACGTTACTTTATGtataaagaagcaaacaaaaggaCCTTCAATTGCTCCTcaagcttcttcttctcctcctcttcctctttcttctgcttctttgaTGCTCCATCCACCTCATCCGCTTTACGCTTCCTGTGGAAACGAACCCAACTTCAGTCGCAAACTTTGGCGGATTTTCAGAGCTCAGAAAGGACGAAGGAAAAGGTCagaaaacatcatcatcaaCTTCCTAAATGAGGCGCAGTGGGACAGAACACAACAAAGGTGAGAACCAAACAAGCCTGAATCTGACACCTTTATTCATTAAAACTAGTTCATTAGGGCCCCATTGGTTAACGGACATGCATCCAAACGCAAGCTGGTGCACGTCTGCACCATCCCTGGCGTCGCTGATGATGTCCGGACAGGAAAAATTACCGTCCCAGAGAGACCATTAACGCAGCGTTAATGACCGCCCGTCAGGAGCGTCCTTACtctgatttatttccactttaggaaaaaacaagacaaaaaaccTCCGTGATCGGACAACAGATGACAGGAGGAGTAAAGAAAGAAGCTATTTAAATCTGAATCTTGCAGATCTGTTCATACAGAAGACGGCTGTTGTCTGGGTGAGACAAATGATGCTCCAACAATCCTAAACGACACATTATGAACCGGTGAGTAACCATACAGCTGCAATGCCTCATATTATTAAACATAATTACACTTTAATGTAATGACAAGTTTTACAAGGATACCAACCACAAAAAGCTGAGATTCCAGTTATTTAATTGGccattattgcattttaggtttgttttcttggtgttttcatgttttgtttttttaatttggtccaatttatttgatttgtttcccCCTCAAGTCCTTCAAACCTTTCAGTTCTTCTGAAAAAAGTCCTTCTGTTGGTTCCTCAAGTTGAGAAGTCAAGTTCAAGGTGAGGAGTTTTTAAATTACAACTGACTGAATTTTTCTAAAGCAAATTCACTTTAACTTCAGTCTTATTTTTagtgtatgttttgttttatattatttatgtttgttcccttcttatttttctcatttatttaatcattttattcctACTTGATATTTTAAATTCCATCATCTTTATTCCAAAACTTATAAATAAGAGAAGTTAAGTTCCCttatttttgacaataaattttatatatacatttagaACGTTTATCTGATGTTTCCACATTAAATTTCAGTTCTGCattttatgtaactttttttaaatatagttttcaaataattaatattgtTACAATGACTgaggtgagaaagaaaaaaattattttggtagaaacagttttaaatgtatCGGAAAATTAATTGAAAGATTATTCCAATTTTTGGATCCAACCAAATGTCCCCTAGTGTTAGAAAAGCATATGAAATTGTCTGATTTACGTCAAagttgaaaagtaaaaagtgaaaagaattttgttttataatactTCGCAAAagtatttccacattttgtcatgttactaCCACAAACTTTTTCAACAAACCATCACAAAGTAGTAAATAACtgtgaagcaaaagaaaaatgctaaaataaactttttacatataaaatctgaaaaaatgtggcatacatttgtattttgttactttaacttttaaacccCAAAGTAGTTCCAGAGCAACAAATCAATGTCAGAGGTCATGAGTCATCAGTAGGCTTTCTAGTTTCGACATTAAACACCTGAACCCAGTAGATCGACTGATTAACTCTAGTTTTGGGATGGTTTTCTTCAGCTGGGACAGAAAAGCTGAACGATGGGAGGTGGATGGAGCTACAGGAGATTAAGAACAGTTTTGCAAATTTGATCTCCATCCAACCTGATTAAAGTTCAACtgttgtataaataaatatggacaAAAACTTCAATGTCTTATTGTAAAAAGCTGGTGAAAGCGTTAGCGTACGCTAAATGCCTTACAGCTGCAACTGAAGCGAAATGTGATACTACAAAGTATCGACTCAGAGAATGAATACAAATAGACGCCATATTTTGCAGATTAGTTGTAAAAACAATCAGGTAttctttccttctgcttcacacTGATGGCCTTCTAATCTTTGTTATGACAATACTTTTATAAGACACAGcttatttgttttcacaaataaaatttgactttgattgACTGGTGTAATTTGTCTTGTTAGGAGAATGATGGAGGACCCAACGGCTCCTTTGTTCCTCCACGATCTCAAACAAAGCACCAACTCATCTCATGGAGATCCACTAAACGTCTCATTGTTTTCCGTTTCCCCGTCTCCATCCCGTCCACCTGCTGACGTTGTCATTTCCCCCAACGTGCCGTACATGACGGCTGAGCTCATCATCGCCCTTTTGTCTACTCTGGGTAATTTGCTGGTCTGCGCCGCAGTGGGTCTCAACCGCAAGTTACGCACCGTCACCAACTACTTCCTAGTGTCGCTCGCAGTCGCAGACATCTGTGTGGGCATGATCGCCATCCCCTGTGCCATCCTGACAGACACCGGCTTACCGCGTTACAACCTCTACCTGTGCCTCCTCATGCTCAGCGTTTTGATCATGTTCACGCAGAGCTCCATCTTCAGCCTCCTGGCGGTGGCTGTGGAGCGCTACGTCGCCATCTTCATGCCCTTCCGCTACCATGTCCTGATGACGCCTCGCAACGCCGTCCTGGTGATCCTCGCCACATGGTTGCTGGCCTTCCTCATCGGGCTTGTGCCTCTCATGGGCTGGCACAAGACGCCGCCCGATTCCAGCTACTGCTTCTTTGTGCTGGTGGTGGACATGACCTACATGGTCTATTTCAACTTCTTTGCCTGCGTGCTGGCTCCCCTCGTCATCATGTTCCTCATCTACGCCCAGATCTTCATCACGGTCAAACAGCAAGTGCGACGGATCGGAATGGAGCAGCGGAGCCGCGCCGAGGGCCAGAGCCGAGCGGCGGCCAGCATGCGGCGGGAGATGAAGATGGCCACGTCTCTTTTCCTGgttctttttctcttcaccGTCTGCTGGATCCCTCTTCACGTCATCaactgcttcctgctgctctgccCGCGCTGCCCCGTGCCGTTCGAACTGCTGCTCGCCGCCATCATCCTGTCGCACGCCAACTCTGCCGTCAACCCGTTCCTGTACGCGTACACCATGACGGCTTTCAGAGACACTTTCAAGGCTATTTTCTTGTGCTGCAGGACGTTGCGCGACAGAGAGGAGTTGAACCAGCACaacagaggagaagaaagaaacaccAGGTCGAACCAGTGATCCACAACAACACTGAACCTGTAAATATTACTGTCTATTTCTCCAAGAAAAAATTCCAAATATTAAAGAACTTTCTCCTGGTCCGTACTGGGAGGAGAAATCTGCCCTACAGTTTAGAATAgaatcaaaaaaattaaaaaatcaaaccaaatcgAGTCCAATGTTTATGGACTCCGTccggtttgattttttttttttgcctgatcCAACCTGactaattttaattaaagccCCATGCCTGAAGTAAACCTGACATATTATAAGACTTTACAACACATTTCTACAAGTCAGCTTCGCATTACCGTTACTCTGCAatattttgagctgtttgaaAAATtccaacagtttttttaaagggaagaTGTTGCACTTTTCAGCCAATATAGGATTATTACGGTAATTCCTGCTGTTGCAGAAAGCCCTGAAAAACTCCTCACAGGCTTCCTTCCCCACAAATCCGGTGAAAACagtggaggaaagaaaagttcTGAGTGTTTTTAGAGAGCAGAATGTTATGTATTCTGTACATAGAGAagaatgttctgttctgtacATACCGAACATAGCATTCTCCAACTCGTTCTACATGTACTTTAGTCATGTTAAACGCGCCACTTCAGACAGAGTTTGGAATGTGCTTTTTAACCAGATGTGCTCCACAGCATCCTCCTCATTACTCTTCAACGTGCCGTCAGCTCCGGTCAGCTGCATGTAGTTCAGTGTCCATGTCAGAGGTGTTACCTCCTCGATGCATTCTGTGTGGACAGTTGAAAGTGTCCGTGCATCTGCACCAAGTATAGTCAGGGGTGTGAATTTgtaatctgtcaaaatgacagataggcttcagatttttccatcgattaaaaaaaacaaaaaaacccccccaaaaaacagtcaaatacGGAATATATTCGGTTAACGCGACTCCTGCTTGTAATGTGTTTCTAATATAGTGTGAAAAAAACGTGccaatttttcatttgaataactGATAGAAAATCCGTTACTAAAATAATGTATAGTTGCAGCTATATTCTCCATATTTATTCTCCAGGCCTGGAAAGTACTTTAATCCCAGGCTTTACCCAGACTGTTTAGGAacctgtttgttctgtttttcctctcacCCTTCAGATTTGACAGCAGGCAGCCTCTTCTTCAGCTCTTCCTGGTCTTCTGCACGCATGGCGTTGAATCCCTTCAGCTGGGCGGCGCTGTATTCGGGTCTAAACACCAGCTCCTCCCTGCGGGACACGAAGCACGCCGTGTGGTACCAGCGGTCAATCAGGCCCAGCTGAGGCTTCTCTGGGTCCACTGTCTTCTTGGACACACGAATCTGGTCCTGAACGAGAGTCCAGAAGATGCCAGAcgtgtgaaaaaaacaaaaatctctgcAAAGCAACTAGATTTAGTTACTGTCCAGTGGGTGCAAGATTGGTGCAaaccttttctattttctgCTCGCAGCCTTTGCATGTGCTGCGGTTCGACTTGGCATATTCCACCGCAAAATCATTCAGAGTCTTCTCTCCTTTAGCTGCACTCTTCTGGCTACCCTTTCctgcaaaaatgacaaatatgtcaaaaattaattaacttaatCCAGCAATATATTTAGAACAATAAATGGGAAAAGCCAATCATCATAAACTAATcatcagatgtttgttttcccaCTTTACACTGTGACcgctaaaaaaaatacaaaacacacacactgttgaCTTAACAAGACCTTTTACAAGCCATTTAAACCAGACAGCTTAATTAGGTTCGCTTAGAAGAACAGACGAGCCAGCGTCTTCACGAACCGAGCACTGACCTATTCCGACAGCTCCGCCGCTCTCGATGGCTTTTTTCACCTTCTCCTGGTCCTCCCAGCGCAGATCGGAAAATCCGGCAATGTCGGCCGTGGACTGAGCCGCCGCTCGCAGCCAGAAGCAGGAGAAGTGGTGCCAGTGGGGGACCTTCCCGTCAAACATGGGCGACTGCAGGACGAACGTCACAACGTCCACAGAAGGTTTACAACGAAGCAACAGCAAACATTAGATATGGGGTGTGTGTCACATAATCATGTGAACGTTTCAGCGAGGAGATGCAATCACAATCACTTGAAGTTTTTGCTCCTCTAAAAGATTTAAATGGTCCTTATtgtattatttgaaaactagaaaagttgaataaataaaacgtaGTCATATTTTGAATGTGTAACTGAAATAATAAGCAATTATTTAGACAAAATtgtaacaaaattattttttacactttttatatCTTAATTTAAGGTTATACAACTGGAGGATtatattttttgacatgtttatgaatttaaataaatctagaaTAATTCAACTATTTTCTCcgattttgacaaaatattttatttctgccttATGTAAACTATTTCTGCCAATAGTTTTAGTAAATCAAAACAGAAGGCAACTAATTTGcttagaaatgaaaaagaaaagactatCTAAGgagattcaaatatttttagtttttcgaATAAGAAGTGATCATCTTTGTTTACGCTGTCAATGATGTAAATAAATCtatcaaatgaaaaacaaagttaacaATTTCTAGTCAGAAATGGCTATGCTTTTTTATCTGATTGATCCTGCAAAGTCAGAggatgaggagaaaaaaaaataaaacattttatacattttttgattaatgCTCATTCAGTAACATTGTCAGCGTCAATTAGGTGATAAaactggtggaactgctgactTTTGCTGAAAGCACTGACTCACTAATTAAACCTGAACTAAATAATTACCTTTTAGAGTTAAAAAGGAGAATGACTGCAACACTGGAGCTGCTCCATGGGCCATGAATCAGGAGGCTGACTTTAAGAAGCCTCATAAGCAGGTTTTAGACtctcaaaataattatttctccATGGGGAGGTGCAGCAGTGTGTACTGTTTGAAGGAGCTGTAGATTCAGTCTAAACTATATTATTCTGTGCCAATTTACTGATATATACCTTTTGAGTCGTCCAGGGACGTACAAGACAACAAATGTAAAGGAAAGCTGAGCGGTTCTTTGTGAGCAACAACTTAGCACACAATGTCAGCCATTTAAATGCTAACTAGGGCCTCACTGAGCTGAACAGAAACCACTTTTTCATCGTCATTTTCCAGCTTTCTATCTAGTATACAATGACTCCATGTGTCCACAATAAGCCAAATCAGTTATAAGCCAGTATGCATTTAGTTAGCTGCCCCACAAGGGAGATTTCTTGGATAAATCAACAGCAGACGTCACCATCTCACCTGAACCATGATGGCCATCCTCAGCGAGTCTTTAGCGATGCTATCTTTGCATTTCTTGCAAGACGCGCGGCCGCTTTTAGCGTACTCCGCCTTGTAAAGCTTCTCCTCCTGGTTCTCCGCCATAGCTGTGTGTGGTgatgaagcaaaacaaagcGAAGAGACTGCGAGAGCAACTTTCTCCTGGCCGGCGACACAACAATCACAGGCAGAGTCAGCGAAGCCCGCGTGCCTTCACAGAGAGGAAACTGCACGAAGAGCACTCCCTCTGAACATAATTTCAAAAACgttttttaagtaataaaaaaaaattacattactattattataattgttgttattattattgagcAAATATAAGTGCCCGAGGAATGCTAACACATAGATATAATCAGATTTTGAACATCCCCTTGCAGCTGTCACTGCATGTTTAGGGTTATTGTTCTTCACTTCTGCATTAAGCCTTTTGCTGTCCGTCTCAGGGTTCATTTAGCCTTCCTCTGATGTCTCTGTGGTAATCTTCCCACCAGTTCTGACCAGCTTCCCAATTCCTATTGAAGTtgccaccactgtgtttcattttgagttCAAGGCACAAAAGCTTTTAATTGAGACTTAAATTAAGCAGTAACTTGTAATGTCACAAGCTGCAAACAGGACTTCTTGTCCCTTATTTCACATCAActaatttttcttgttttattcaaactgttttaCGTCTTtatctttaatgcattttatattCTCGGTGAAAGCTGCTAGTCTGAACCTTGGGTCCTTAAGTCTTTAGCTATTATCTTTTTTTGATTACATTCTTTATACCACCGAGTGAACCATCTCCAAAATAGACGATTATCAGGGAATACCCGCGGTAGCTGCAGTCATGACTAATGGAGATGCAGAAAAGTCGAGCTCAGTATTTCACTAATACTGTtataaaatttgatttctttacaCAGTCTGGTTCTAGTGTTCGGGGAAAATTTCGAAGAAAAAAGCTTCTTACCTGTTAAAGGTATTGGATTCATAATCCACACTTTCCTTTAAGATTAACCTTAAATCCTGCAGCAAATTTTCTGGaggatttcttaaaaaaaaaaaaaaaagtgcacaatTTCCACATTAATCACGAAAGGGAACATTTGAGACTGGTGCTACGTTGGAGGAAGAAATTACataaacattgaaataaacaaacaaaaataataaataaacaggagaCACAAATTCCCCTTTGCCCATTTTATTGGCTgaagttataaaaaaataaataaaatgcatatctATAAAGTGAATagaacttttttctgtttttttaaacatctgtatATTACTTATTATGACTTCACAATaagaacacaaaataacaaGCACATACTACATCAGATCTGATATAAAATATATGGTTAATTAAACGAattacattctttttactttgatttacAAGAAGAGAAGAGTTACATGAGTTTTGAATtcatacaaagacaaaaaaaagagaaaccaaaCAGGAGATAACATGACTACACACAATGTACCTGTTAACACTACTACATAGGTgaacaaaaatgaagtaaaaacatttgttcacaGTTTAATAGGCCATTTGAGCTGGTCTTATTGAGGTATTCTGTGTTTTGGTTCAAAAGTCTTTCATCTAGCCAGAATATTGTTCCAGCAAAGAATCGTTGGCTTTTCCTTAACTAAACAAAATGGCATAAAAGATGTCTTCAAGTTAATTTCAAAGCAATGTTCAGAAAACACCACTCTGAACCTTTATCACATAGATTAAGAAGTTACAAAGGACTTTCCCAGTCGgagaaacacagaggaaaccagaaaaaaaatctttggcaAGTTTTTACTTGTAAACTTGGAGAAACACCATTTTTGGACCATGTGGTTTACTTCTTGCAGCATTCAGCACTGCAGTTTGCAGGGGGTTAAACCAAAGTTCCCATTGGCTTCTCTCATCTTCTCCTTGTGCCTGGCCTGGACGAGGCCGTGCACCACTCCGGCCAGGGTCATGCGACCTCCCGCTCGGCCCCCTGAACACTTCTCTCCTCCAACTCTGCCCCTCTTACTGCGCATGGTGCTTATGAAATA
The Gambusia affinis linkage group LG22, SWU_Gaff_1.0, whole genome shotgun sequence DNA segment above includes these coding regions:
- the LOC122825292 gene encoding adenosine receptor A1-like produces the protein MNRPSNLSVLLKKVLLLVPQVEKSSSRRMMEDPTAPLFLHDLKQSTNSSHGDPLNVSLFSVSPSPSRPPADVVISPNVPYMTAELIIALLSTLGNLLVCAAVGLNRKLRTVTNYFLVSLAVADICVGMIAIPCAILTDTGLPRYNLYLCLLMLSVLIMFTQSSIFSLLAVAVERYVAIFMPFRYHVLMTPRNAVLVILATWLLAFLIGLVPLMGWHKTPPDSSYCFFVLVVDMTYMVYFNFFACVLAPLVIMFLIYAQIFITVKQQVRRIGMEQRSRAEGQSRAAASMRREMKMATSLFLVLFLFTVCWIPLHVINCFLLLCPRCPVPFELLLAAIILSHANSAVNPFLYAYTMTAFRDTFKAIFLCCRTLRDREELNQHNRGEERNTRSNQ